TGCGGATCTCGAACTACGCTGACGACACGCAAACCATGGTCGAGCAGTTGTTGTCACTCGAATCTCCCGAAGCAGCCGTTCCGATCGAGTTAGGATCAGGCCCCAATGCTCCGCCCCCACGTTTCTAGGGTTCTGCGTACAAGGGATGCACGAAAATCGGCAAGAGAAGTATCTTGGGACGACATGTCAGTGTAAAATTCGTTCCTAAGGTCTGTTTAATGACGGCCTAAGCGATACCGCTAATCCCGCCTTTCTCCCCCCCTTTCATCTGGAGCATCCGTCGTGCGCCGACTGCTACCCGCACTCTTATTGTTCGCATGTGTCGCCCCCGTATTCGGCCAATCGGTATTGATCGAGGCCGAGAGCTTTGATCAACGCGGCGGCTGGAAACTCGACACGCAGTTCATTCGCGAAATGGGTTCACCCTATATGCTCGCGCATGGGCTCGGCACGCCGGTCGCCGACGCGACGGCGAAGATCACCTTTCCCGAGACCGGCGAATACAAAGTCTTCGTGCGCACGAAAGACTGGGTCGCTCGTTGGAACGCTCCCGGCACGCCTGGTCGTTTTCAACTGCTGGTCAATGACCAACCGCTAAGCGAAACCTTCGGAACCCAAGGCGCCGAATGGGCTTGGCAAGCTGGCGGAACAGTCAAAATTGACGCGAAAGAAGTCGAACTGAAATTGCACGACCTGACCGGTTTTGATGGCCGCTGCGATGCGATCTTCTTTACGAAAGAAGATGCATCGCCTCCGAATGAGAGCGCCATCCTTCCGGCTTGGCGCAGTCGTTTGCTGGGCCTTAAAGAAAAACCGACCGAGAAGAGCGGGTACGATCTGGTGGTGGTCGGCGGCGGATACGCCGGAATGGGCGCCGCTTTGTCAGCGGCTCGCATGGGCTGTAAAGTCGCGTTGATTCAAGATCGGCCTGTTCTGGGCGGCAACGGTTCGAGCGAAGTTCGCGTCTGGGCGATGGGCAACATTCGTCGCGGCAAGTTCCCCCGTGTCGGTGAGATTATCGAAGAGTTCGCCGACCAGGCCAAAAAATCGCCCGGCACGTACGAAGAGTTTGGAGATGAAAAGAAAGAAGCGGTCGTTCGCGCCGAACCGAATATCGACCTCTTCCTGAATCATCACGCCTATCAAGTCGACATGGACGGCGAAAAGAAGATCGCCGGCGTCTATGCCTTTGATACGCGAACCAGCGAACAAAAACGATTTACCGGCAAGCTATATGTCGACTGCACCGGACATGGCACGATCGGATTTTTGGCCGGCGCTGACTTTGACATGGCCGAAAAAGGGCGCATGGGAATGAGCAACATGTGGGCCTGGGACGAAGCGGACAAGCCGCGTGAATTTCCGGCGACTCCTTGGGCGCTCGACCTAACGATGAAAGACTTCCCTTATCCGCGCGATCATCATGGGCAATGGTTCTGGGAAAGCGGGTTCGACAAAGATGCGCTCGGCGACGCCGAAGGAATCCGCGACTGGAATCTGCGCGCCGTCTATGGCGCGTTCAACGCGATGAAAAACAAAGATGGCGCCGACAAACATGAACCCGCGTTTCTGACTTGGGTCGCCTATGTCGGTGGTCCGCGTGAATCTCGTCTCCTGCGAGGCGACGTCGTGCTGAACCAAAACGACATCATCAGCAAGCGTGAGTTCTCAGACGGCTGCGTACCGAGCACCTGGTCGATTGATCTTCACTACCCGAAGAAGCAGTTTGCCGAAAAGTTCCCCGACAACCCGTTCATCTCGATCGCGGTCCACGATCAACGGGTCGATCGCAACTTTGGCTATCCAGTTCCTTACCGCTGTTTCTACTCACGCAACATCGACAATCTCTTCATGGCCGGCCGCTGTATCAGCGTCGATCACGAAGCCCTCGGTACTGTCCGCGTGATGAAGACTTGCGGCATGATGGGCGAAGTGGTCGGCAAAGCGGCCAGCATCTGCGCCACGTATGACTGCACGCCGCGCGAAGTCTACGAACGTTACTGGCCCGAGATGGACACGTTGCTCAAACTGCCGGGCAAAGCCCATCGCGCTGAGTTGGACGATGAAATTGAAATCCCCGACGACATTCCAGCGCTCGCCGGCCCCAATGGTCCGCCGACGGGACTTGATCCCAACAAGCTGGCCGGCACAGTCGTCGATGACGCCGAAGCGGAACGAATCGGCAACTGGACAGTCGGCACCGGGCTGAAGGGCTATGTCGGCTATGGCTACCTTTACACCTCCGGCAATAGCGGCGGAGCGGTTCGCTTCGCGGTCGAAGCCCCGGAAGCTGGCGTCTATGACGTTCGGTTCGCGTACCAGCCGCACGAAAACCGCGGCAAGACCGTTCCGGTGATGGTGGAAACGAAAAGCGATCGCTTGGAAGTAAAGATCAACCAGCAAAAAGATCCGCCGATCGAAGGTGGTTTCATCTCGCTGGGCGAGTTGCAACTCGACAAGGGCGAAGTGGTCACCATCGTCGTCGCAACGGCCGGCGCCGGCGGAACCGTCCATGCCGACGCCGTTCAGCTTGTGCCTGCCAAGAAGTAAATGTCTGAGCCGCAAAAGCGACGCCCAGCTTGGCGACCTTTCGTCCACGCCGGGCGCGTGCTGATCTTAGTTGCGATCGCGCTGATCATTCACTTGGCGGCGACGCTTCATGCGCCTGCCCACGACGGGCCGGCGCCGGTACTAGACATCGCGATCGTCCAAAAGCTCTTTCCTGCCGCCGATCACGTTGTAGATGACGGCACGGTGAAAGACGCCGCCGATGCAACGCTCGGCCGCGTCCAACAAACGTCCCCCATCGGCGACAAAGCGATCGGCTTCTCAGGTCCGACCAACGTGCTGATCGGTTTTTCGCCCGACGAAAAAATCATCGGGCTGGCGATCCTTGCGAGCCGCGACACGCGCGAACATGCCCGCGAAGTGGAGCGTCACGATTCGTTCCTGCATAGTCTTGACGGCCTGACCCGCGACGAAGCGATCCGCCAATCTGACGTCGACGCCGTCTCAGGGGCGACGCTAACCAGCCTGGCGATGATCGAAGCGGTCCAGCGCCGACTCGGCGGCGGCCAACAATCGCTGAAGTTTCCGGACTTGCCAAAGCTGGATGTCGTTCGCAAGCTGTTTCCCGCCGCCGAATCGCTCGAACCGGACGAGTTCTATCCGTCGCTGCTGATCGTCAAAAACGGGGACGCGACACCGCTGGGTAAGATTCTGCGGACATCGCCGGCAGCCGACAATCTAGTCGGCTATCAAGGTCCGACCGAGATGCTGATAGGTTTGGACAACGAGGACATCATCATCGGCATGGCGCTAGTCCGCAGCTATGACAATGAGCCGTACGTCGACTACGTTCGCGAAGACGACTACTTTTTGAATTTACTGAATGGACAATCGATTTACGCTTTGCCCGAAACCGATCTTCGTGAACTGCAAATCGAAGGAGTCTCCGGCGCGACCATGACCAGCCAAACGGCGGCGACCGGCGCATATTACGCGGCGGATGAAATGCTGCAGTCGTACTTGGCGGTGGGCAAAGCGGATGAGAAAGACCAGATTCGTCTGCACGAGCGCGACTACAAAACGATCGCCGTCGTGGTCATCGGCGTGCTGCTGGCGTTTAGTCCTTGGCGCGGCAATCCGTGGGCGCGGATTCCGTTTCAGATCGTCGTCTTCGTTTATCTCGGCTTCGCCAACGGCGACTTTGTATCCCAAGCGTTGTTGGTCGGTTGGGCGCAAAACGGCGTCCCCTGGAAGTCAGCCCTCGGGCTGGTGCTGTTAGTCGGCGCGGCGGTGGCGCTGCCGATCTTTACCCGCACCAACGTTTATTGCAGTCATCTTTGTCCGCACGGCGTCGTGCAGCAATGGACCAAGCGGCGGATTCGATGGCAGTGGAAACCGTCGAAACGGCTCCTCCCCTGGCTCAAAGCGATCCCCAGCGTATTGCTAGCGTGGGTCGTATTGGTCGCGGCGGCTCGCTGGTCGTTTAGCCTGGTCGATATCGAGCCGTTTGACGCCTATGTATGGCATATCGCCGGTTGGGGAACCATCGGCATTGCGATCGTCGGACTGGTCGCGTCGCTCTTCACGCCGATGGCCTATTGCCGCTTTGGTTGCCCGACTGGCGCGCTGCTCGACTACGTTCGCTACAATGGGAAGAGCGAATTCTGGACGCGGCGCGATTGGGTCGCCGTAGGCCTGTTGGCGCTGGGCGCGGTTGCGCTGTTGCTCTAAACCAAGCGAACTCAGGAGGGTTACGTGGCGCGCAAAGGAGGCGATTGGCCGTTGCATGCGATCTATCTCGGCGTGATCTTGCTATTGGCCGGCGTCACGCTGAAGTCGGTCGAGTCATTCACACTGACCCCCACGGCGACGCGACTGTTATCACGACACGCTGGACCTTCGACAGAAACTACCGAAGGGGCGCTGCAAAGCATGATTGTCGAGAACACCGACCAGCGCCACATGATTCGCCCTCGCAGTTGGATCGGCTGGGGCTTGTTGTCAGCAGGCGCGGTTCTGGTAGTGCATGGGATCATTTTGAAAGTGAAATGATCGCAGCACGCATTTTCGCCATCGGGTCTTGCGCAATTTGCGGATTGAGCGGATTGCTCGCCGTTCGTTTACTTGGTTTTTGCGTTGCAAGGGATCCCTCTCGACAATTTCTCTACGAAAATCACGAATATCCAGAGAGAACAACAAGAGAAACGCACCAGGGAGAACCCATGAATCCACTTTCACTTCTGCTGATTATTGTCGGCGGCGTCATTCAGATGCTCGGCGTCATCTTTTGTATCGTCAACGCAGGCGATGCCGGAATCAACATGCCGCTATTGATCGGCGTGCTCGTCGTCGGATCGATGTTTGAGACCGGCGCGGTCTTCTGGCACATCTTGCAGAAGCGCATTTGATCGCCGCAGAGACTGAAAATCTACTGGTCGGTCCCGGGGCTCGTCTGATAGACTAGGCGAAGTTAATACAGCGCTTCCCTATCCTGCTTGCCTAGAAAGATTGCCGATGTCCCAGGCCATCGCCGGAGTCGCTCCCAGCGCCGGATCGGAAACCAGCGTCATGACGGTCTGGCCGTCAAACGGAGCATCGGGGCTAGGGCGTTTGCTCGGCCGCTTGTACGAAATCGACCAAGGGGTCCGCTTTGTCACCGTCGGCAATCTGCTGGCTTTGGCGACCAGTCCAATCGGCGCCGCGATCTATTTGTGGCACGCAGCGCCCGGCGTCGGTACGCACTATCGGTTGACGAACCGCCGCGTGATCATCGAGAAAGGGCTCAGCGGCAAGCCGGATCGCTGGGTCGATCTTGATCGCTTCAATCGGATCGAGATTGAAGTCCGTCCGGGACAAGCGTGGTACCACGCCGGCGACATGATCTTCTTTCTCGACAATATCGAGACCTTCCGTCTGAAAGGGGTCAGCCGCCCCGAAACGTTTCGCTCGGCCTGCATGAAAGCCCACCAGACGTATGTCGGCGTGCGAGAAGCGCTGCAGCGCGAAGTCGATCGTGCGCGGGCAAAGACCTAAAAAGCTCACCATCCGGCGAAGCCTACACCGGCACGATGTTCACTTCTAACTCTGGCAAGTCGACAATCGCAATCGTGTGACGACTGGCGCGAAACAAGGCCCCGGGATTCAGCACGCGCGTCTCACCAACCAGATAGTTGGCGGCCTGATGCGTATGTCCATGACAAACCAGATCAAAATCGCCGGAATGAATGGTCGATTCGAGCCGATCTTCGTCGTGACCATGAAGAAACGCGATTTTCCGGTCGGCGATCGCCAGTTGGCCAAACATTCCGCAAAAAGTTTGCCCTGCTGATTCGATTTTTTCTTGGAGATACTCGGGGTCGCGGTCCACGTTCCCCAGGACGTAATGTGTCGGCCATTTGGTGAAAAGTTCGATAATTGCGGCTCCACCGATATCGCCACAATGGATCACCTGAGCGACCTCAAACGACTCCAACATGCGAATTGCCGCACGAGTGAACTCGACCTGACCGTGCGTATCGCTCACAATTCCTATCTGCATCTTCGTTCCTGTCCCTGTTCGAATCGGAAACGCCGCGTTGATACGCGACATCATCTCAGCAATATTTTTGATCTCGATCCTGGCGATCCCGGTCATCTGGTGGCTAGCCGGCTGGTCGCGGCGCGTTTATACGTTTCCGCGATACATCCTCGCTTGCATCAACATTGTCTTCTCCAAATGTTGGTGGCGAACATCAATTCCTCCTAATTTGCCTGTTCCGATCGACAAGGGCGCCGTCTTGATCGCTAACCATCGTAGCAGCGCCGATCCGTTTTTCATTCAAGTTGCTGCGCATCGCGTCGTCCACTGGATGGTCGCGAGAGAGTATGTTGAGCACCCCGCTCTGGCATGGTTCCTGCGACAATCGGGCGCTATCGGGGCCAATCGCGGAGGTCGCGACACCAAAGCGATCCGCCATGCGATCGAGTTGTTGAAGGCGGGAGAGTTGGTCGGCGTATTGCCAGAGGGGCGAATCAACATGACCGATCAGCTGTTGCTGCCGGTTCGCCCCGGCGCCGCGATGATCGCGCAACATGCTGGCGTGCCGATCGTGCCGATCTATATCATCGGAGCACCGTACGACCGGACGCCGCAAAGCGCCTTCATGATGCGAGCCCGAGTAATCGTCAAGATTGGCGAACCGATCGATACGTCGACCGGTACGCCGCAAGAGCTGATGGAACAAGCGACACGCGAAATCGCTCGCCTGGCCGAAGTAGACGACTTTCAACCGCAGCACGCCGGTCGCAACTGGAAACCGACCAGCGCCGATCTGAAAGAAGCGCTCGCAACCGCCGAGCAGCGCAAACGGAGAAGCTAACTCCGGTTCACTTTTCCGACGACAGCCGCTGCAGCATCTGCTTGGCCCCATTGCGCAGCCGGTTCGATACGACGCCCAGTTCGGCTGCAGAGCCAAGCAACGTCAACAAAGGCGCTGACCGTGGAATGAGGACGCCTGGCATCGGGATGTCGGCGATTTTGAGCGACATCTCCGCCGCCGTTTGCTGCAAGATCCCTTCGAGCGATTCCGTCCAGGCGACATCGCATGGTGCGTACAGATACCGCTTGCCGCCTATTGCGGGGGCCGATGATTTCCGATCCGGCCCCTCCTTCCTCCATTCAGGCAGCCACGCCGACAGATGCAAACGCATCGCATCGATCGGCAACAGTTCCATCCCGGCGGTAAAACGCGGGTTGATCTCTAGCGGCCATAATTCGTCGCCGCGAATGATCAAGTCAACGCCGAACAGACCTTGCAGCGATGTGGTTTCGACCAGGAAATCGGCCAACGACTGAAGCTGTTGTTGCTGCGACGGCGACAGTTGGACCGGCCCAATCGAACCGGCATATTGAAATGGCTGCGGCGTCTTCCATTTTCGCCCGATCAATTGCCGCATAACGCCCAGGCATTGGGCTTTTCCTGCGATCGCGACAAACGCGGCGCCAAAACAGCGGCCAGGGACAAATCGTTGGTAGACGACATCCACGTTTGGCGCCGACTGCGCGCAATCGCGGATGTGCAACCCGCCTGCTGAACTTCGCGGCTTGGAGATCCAGCGATCCGCCGCGGGAGGTTCGACCTGCGTCTCGGGAAATCGAAAGCCGGCGGCCAACAGTCGCGATTGGAGCAACAACGGATCACGAATCGCCGGCAGAGCAGGGGCGTCAACACCCAAGAGAGGGCGGATCTCGGCGGCGGCGGCGACGACATCGGGATGATTTTCGAGCCCCCCGACATACATCCAATGGGTCGCATCGGTCGTCGCCAGCCACGCGGGAATATCGTGGGGATAGTGGTCCAGTTGGCTGGTGGGAGCCATTAGCCGGAGGTCGGCGTCGGCGAATTGATCCGCCGCGACGACAGCGACGCCGCTGCGCCGCAAACAAGCGACTGCGGCGCGACAACTAGATCCCACAACGGCGATGCGTAAAGGAGTGGGAAGAGGAGTCATGGGAGGCTCACGACGATTTTTGCGATTTTTTTTCTCTGCGGCGGCCTGCCGAAAGATTTCGAGCTATGGTTTCCATTGGGCAAGGACACTGGATTCATTTCGACTGGCTTTTCTATTTCCCATTGCTGCGGAAGGCGTTCGCCTGCCGTTCCTATATCGCGACGTACCCGCACGAAGCGGCTCGAAGCCCAAACTCTCCCCACCAATTTGTCCATGATACCCGCGTCAGCGCCAACCTGTCGGCTGCTGCGCCCATTCGCCCAACCACTAGGAGAGTCGAAATGTCGTCGCGTCGTAGAGATCGAGAAAAACCATACTCCGTACATCCTGCGCCTCGGCGCGGGGTGATCGTCGTGCTAGCCGCCGTGTTGATGATCGTGATGATGGGCTTCATGGCGCTCAGCGTAGATGTGGGCTACATGTTCACGATGCAATCGCAATTACAACGATCGGTCGATTCCGCTGCGCTGGCCGGCGCCGGAACGTTGATCGAAGGGGAAGATATCGCTACCGGCACAGTGCACGAATACCTGACGCACAACCCTGTCGGTCTGCAATGGAAAGAATTTACCGAGGGAAACACCGCTGACAACGTCGATAAATTTCTGACAAAGTACGGCGACGGCTTGCAGTTAACGATCGGCGAGTGGAACGACGCCGAGGGACAAGTGGTCACCGCCGAGAAGAATCCCACGACGGTCAGTGTCCGCATGACCTACGAAAATATGCCGTTCTTTTTTGGGCATTTGCTCGGACGCGACTCGTTTGACATCACCGCCGAATCGATCGCGACTTATCAATCTCGCGACATCATGCTCGTGCTTGACCTTTCAGGCTCCATGAATGATGACAGCGAATTCAATTCGATCGGAAAATTGGGGTTCGATCATATCTATAGCAACTCTCAGCAGATGTACGCCGATCTTGGATCGCCCGCCTTTGGAGAGCTGCAGTTTGATCCGAACTACGCCGTGGTCAACGGGCCGACGCCGCAGTCCGGCGGCCAGGCGAATTCATCCGTCACCTATCGCGGCAAATCGATTGTCGTGAAGTCTGATAAAACGATCAAGCAAGTCCGCGTAAGGACCAGCAACGGATCGACCTACAACTACAACCCCGGTTCGTCACTCAACTATACGGCCAATCCCAATCAAGAGATTCGCTACGTCTGGGTGACCAGCGGCAAGAACCCGGACAATTCTGACCAGGTGCAGTCGTTTGATTTCGACGGTCAACGAACCAATACGATCCGCACGGCGTTGGGACTCAATAACACCGCCTATCCCTATCCAGGCGGAAGCTGGAACGACTACATCAACTATTGCCTGGGGACGGGTCAAAATAATAACGCCGGCTATCGTTATCGCTTCGGCTACTTCAACTGGATCAATTATTTACTGGAGCGTCAGTATTCGTCGTATTCGACGCCCGATTTGTGGAAAGCCAGCGCCCAACCGATCACCGCGGTGAAGAACTCGGTGGATCTGTTCGTTCACTTCATGCAAGAAGGGGATGGAAGAGACCGAATTGGTCTAGCTGTTTACAATGCCCCAGACGGTGATGGCCTGCTCGAATCAACGTTGACCGAGAACCTGCCGTTTATCATGACCCAGTCACGGCAGCGCCAGGCCGGGCACTATCACAACTACACCAATATCGGTGGTGGGATGACCGTGGCTCGTGAGGAGCTGCAAGCTCGGGGGCGCAAGGGCGCCGTGAAAATGATGGTGCTGCTGACCGACGGTCAAGCGAACTGGGTCAACGGAGGCGTCAACAATAACGCCGCCAAAAATTACGTCCTGAACGAAGCCTATCTCTGTGCTGATCAAGACTTTACGATCATCACAATCAGTCTTGGCGCCGGAGCCGACAAAGCGTTGATGGATCAGGTCGCCGAAATCACCGGCGGAGTCCACTTCAATGTTCCCGGCGGTCAAACCGTCGATGAATATTCAGAGGATTTGACCGATATCTTCCGCCAGGTTGCTGGCCACCGTCCCCTAAAACTGGTGAAGTAGCGATCACCGGCCCACCTTTGATTTTATCCCAC
The nucleotide sequence above comes from Blastopirellula sp. J2-11. Encoded proteins:
- a CDS encoding FAD-dependent oxidoreductase; protein product: MLPALLLFACVAPVFGQSVLIEAESFDQRGGWKLDTQFIREMGSPYMLAHGLGTPVADATAKITFPETGEYKVFVRTKDWVARWNAPGTPGRFQLLVNDQPLSETFGTQGAEWAWQAGGTVKIDAKEVELKLHDLTGFDGRCDAIFFTKEDASPPNESAILPAWRSRLLGLKEKPTEKSGYDLVVVGGGYAGMGAALSAARMGCKVALIQDRPVLGGNGSSEVRVWAMGNIRRGKFPRVGEIIEEFADQAKKSPGTYEEFGDEKKEAVVRAEPNIDLFLNHHAYQVDMDGEKKIAGVYAFDTRTSEQKRFTGKLYVDCTGHGTIGFLAGADFDMAEKGRMGMSNMWAWDEADKPREFPATPWALDLTMKDFPYPRDHHGQWFWESGFDKDALGDAEGIRDWNLRAVYGAFNAMKNKDGADKHEPAFLTWVAYVGGPRESRLLRGDVVLNQNDIISKREFSDGCVPSTWSIDLHYPKKQFAEKFPDNPFISIAVHDQRVDRNFGYPVPYRCFYSRNIDNLFMAGRCISVDHEALGTVRVMKTCGMMGEVVGKAASICATYDCTPREVYERYWPEMDTLLKLPGKAHRAELDDEIEIPDDIPALAGPNGPPTGLDPNKLAGTVVDDAEAERIGNWTVGTGLKGYVGYGYLYTSGNSGGAVRFAVEAPEAGVYDVRFAYQPHENRGKTVPVMVETKSDRLEVKINQQKDPPIEGGFISLGELQLDKGEVVTIVVATAGAGGTVHADAVQLVPAKK
- a CDS encoding FMN-binding protein, whose translation is MSEPQKRRPAWRPFVHAGRVLILVAIALIIHLAATLHAPAHDGPAPVLDIAIVQKLFPAADHVVDDGTVKDAADATLGRVQQTSPIGDKAIGFSGPTNVLIGFSPDEKIIGLAILASRDTREHAREVERHDSFLHSLDGLTRDEAIRQSDVDAVSGATLTSLAMIEAVQRRLGGGQQSLKFPDLPKLDVVRKLFPAAESLEPDEFYPSLLIVKNGDATPLGKILRTSPAADNLVGYQGPTEMLIGLDNEDIIIGMALVRSYDNEPYVDYVREDDYFLNLLNGQSIYALPETDLRELQIEGVSGATMTSQTAATGAYYAADEMLQSYLAVGKADEKDQIRLHERDYKTIAVVVIGVLLAFSPWRGNPWARIPFQIVVFVYLGFANGDFVSQALLVGWAQNGVPWKSALGLVLLVGAAVALPIFTRTNVYCSHLCPHGVVQQWTKRRIRWQWKPSKRLLPWLKAIPSVLLAWVVLVAAARWSFSLVDIEPFDAYVWHIAGWGTIGIAIVGLVASLFTPMAYCRFGCPTGALLDYVRYNGKSEFWTRRDWVAVGLLALGAVALLL
- a CDS encoding PH domain-containing protein, translating into MSQAIAGVAPSAGSETSVMTVWPSNGASGLGRLLGRLYEIDQGVRFVTVGNLLALATSPIGAAIYLWHAAPGVGTHYRLTNRRVIIEKGLSGKPDRWVDLDRFNRIEIEVRPGQAWYHAGDMIFFLDNIETFRLKGVSRPETFRSACMKAHQTYVGVREALQREVDRARAKT
- a CDS encoding metallophosphoesterase family protein, whose product is MQIGIVSDTHGQVEFTRAAIRMLESFEVAQVIHCGDIGGAAIIELFTKWPTHYVLGNVDRDPEYLQEKIESAGQTFCGMFGQLAIADRKIAFLHGHDEDRLESTIHSGDFDLVCHGHTHQAANYLVGETRVLNPGALFRASRHTIAIVDLPELEVNIVPV
- a CDS encoding lysophospholipid acyltransferase family protein yields the protein MIRDIISAIFLISILAIPVIWWLAGWSRRVYTFPRYILACINIVFSKCWWRTSIPPNLPVPIDKGAVLIANHRSSADPFFIQVAAHRVVHWMVAREYVEHPALAWFLRQSGAIGANRGGRDTKAIRHAIELLKAGELVGVLPEGRINMTDQLLLPVRPGAAMIAQHAGVPIVPIYIIGAPYDRTPQSAFMMRARVIVKIGEPIDTSTGTPQELMEQATREIARLAEVDDFQPQHAGRNWKPTSADLKEALATAEQRKRRS
- a CDS encoding ATP-grasp domain-containing protein; translated protein: MTPLPTPLRIAVVGSSCRAAVACLRRSGVAVVAADQFADADLRLMAPTSQLDHYPHDIPAWLATTDATHWMYVGGLENHPDVVAAAAEIRPLLGVDAPALPAIRDPLLLQSRLLAAGFRFPETQVEPPAADRWISKPRSSAGGLHIRDCAQSAPNVDVVYQRFVPGRCFGAAFVAIAGKAQCLGVMRQLIGRKWKTPQPFQYAGSIGPVQLSPSQQQQLQSLADFLVETTSLQGLFGVDLIIRGDELWPLEINPRFTAGMELLPIDAMRLHLSAWLPEWRKEGPDRKSSAPAIGGKRYLYAPCDVAWTESLEGILQQTAAEMSLKIADIPMPGVLIPRSAPLLTLLGSAAELGVVSNRLRNGAKQMLQRLSSEK
- a CDS encoding VWA domain-containing protein produces the protein MSSRRRDREKPYSVHPAPRRGVIVVLAAVLMIVMMGFMALSVDVGYMFTMQSQLQRSVDSAALAGAGTLIEGEDIATGTVHEYLTHNPVGLQWKEFTEGNTADNVDKFLTKYGDGLQLTIGEWNDAEGQVVTAEKNPTTVSVRMTYENMPFFFGHLLGRDSFDITAESIATYQSRDIMLVLDLSGSMNDDSEFNSIGKLGFDHIYSNSQQMYADLGSPAFGELQFDPNYAVVNGPTPQSGGQANSSVTYRGKSIVVKSDKTIKQVRVRTSNGSTYNYNPGSSLNYTANPNQEIRYVWVTSGKNPDNSDQVQSFDFDGQRTNTIRTALGLNNTAYPYPGGSWNDYINYCLGTGQNNNAGYRYRFGYFNWINYLLERQYSSYSTPDLWKASAQPITAVKNSVDLFVHFMQEGDGRDRIGLAVYNAPDGDGLLESTLTENLPFIMTQSRQRQAGHYHNYTNIGGGMTVAREELQARGRKGAVKMMVLLTDGQANWVNGGVNNNAAKNYVLNEAYLCADQDFTIITISLGAGADKALMDQVAEITGGVHFNVPGGQTVDEYSEDLTDIFRQVAGHRPLKLVK